The Acidobacteriota bacterium genome includes a window with the following:
- the mqnE gene encoding aminofutalosine synthase MqnE → MFGEERVARAGLVDIKDKLDAGQSLSLQDGVRLFECEDMFAVGWLANREREKRHGNATFYNHNIKLEATNVCVANCLFCSFARLKPGDKDAYTLSLEQVWEKLRRRANEPITEVHVVNGLHPDLPFGYYLELLRGLKRIRPDVHLKCFTAVEIAFFADLFSMTDERVLRELAAAGLGSLPGGGAEVFADRVRKKICADKCDADRFLAIHRLAHQLGMRSNITMLYGHIETIEERVDHMLRIRALQAETGGVQAFIPLAFHPANNHMHKLPAPSAADTLRVHAVGRLMLDNVPHVKAFWVATGVEVAQTSLWFGVDDMDGTVQEEKIYKMAGATTPDGMTPLQIQAVIRAAGRDPVERDTLYNVIARN, encoded by the coding sequence ATGTTCGGCGAAGAGAGAGTCGCGCGCGCAGGGCTTGTCGACATCAAGGACAAGCTGGATGCCGGGCAGTCGCTCAGCCTGCAGGATGGGGTGCGTCTGTTCGAGTGCGAGGATATGTTCGCGGTGGGCTGGCTCGCCAATCGCGAGCGCGAGAAGCGGCACGGCAACGCCACCTTCTACAACCACAACATCAAGCTCGAAGCCACCAACGTCTGCGTCGCCAACTGCCTGTTCTGCTCGTTCGCGCGCCTGAAGCCGGGCGACAAGGACGCGTACACGCTGTCGCTCGAGCAGGTGTGGGAGAAGCTCCGCCGCCGCGCCAACGAACCGATCACCGAAGTGCACGTGGTCAACGGCCTGCATCCGGATCTGCCATTCGGCTACTACCTCGAGCTGCTGCGCGGACTGAAACGCATCCGGCCCGACGTGCACCTGAAGTGCTTTACGGCGGTGGAGATTGCCTTCTTCGCGGACCTCTTCTCGATGACCGACGAGCGCGTCCTTCGGGAACTCGCGGCGGCCGGACTCGGTTCGTTACCAGGCGGCGGAGCCGAGGTGTTCGCCGATCGCGTGCGGAAAAAGATCTGCGCCGACAAGTGCGACGCCGATCGGTTTCTGGCCATCCACAGGCTGGCTCATCAACTGGGCATGCGCTCCAACATCACGATGCTCTACGGGCACATCGAGACCATCGAGGAGCGCGTCGACCACATGCTGCGCATCCGGGCGCTGCAGGCGGAGACGGGCGGGGTTCAGGCGTTTATTCCGCTGGCGTTCCATCCCGCCAACAACCACATGCACAAGTTGCCGGCGCCGTCAGCCGCTGACACGCTGCGCGTGCACGCGGTCGGCCGGCTCATGCTCGACAACGTGCCGCACGTCAAGGCGTTCTGGGTCGCTACCGGTGTCGAAGTGGCACAGACATCGCTCTGGTTTGGCGTGGACGACATGGATGGCACCGTGCAGGAAGAGAAGATCTACAAGATGGCCGGCGCCACCACGCCAGACGGCATGACCCCGCTGCAGATCCAGGCGGTCATCCGCGCCGCCGGCCGCGATCCGGTCGAGCGGGACACCCTCTATAACGTCATCGCCCGGAACTAG
- a CDS encoding iron ABC transporter permease gives MSDVRRRLVGWTVLLGSVTLAAAVGAPLIGTTRINLARAFDTALPYADNVDAQIFFIARLPRVLAAALVGASLAAAGVVFQALLRNPLATPFTLGVSAGAALGAVLAISLKLQLTLWGVSAVTGASFAGSLGAVAIVYALARARHRGFSTNVLLLAGVTLNSFFSALILFVQYIADPAETVQTLRWLMGDLGVAGYGPILAALPLTLVAFVAFAWLPRAMNLLSLGTDAAASRGVNVVRTQQIAFFSASLVTGAAVSLGGPIGFIGIIVPHLVRLMVGADHRIVLPAAALLGAAFLIVCDVLARLVMAPVELPVGIITAIIGGPFFLWLLVRQR, from the coding sequence ATGTCTGACGTGCGACGACGGCTGGTTGGATGGACCGTGCTCCTGGGATCGGTCACGCTTGCCGCGGCGGTTGGCGCGCCGCTCATCGGGACGACCCGGATCAACCTCGCCCGCGCGTTCGACACCGCCTTGCCGTATGCCGACAACGTGGATGCGCAGATCTTTTTTATCGCCAGGCTGCCGCGGGTGCTGGCCGCGGCGCTGGTGGGCGCGTCGCTCGCCGCGGCGGGTGTCGTGTTCCAGGCCCTGTTGCGCAACCCGCTCGCCACGCCGTTCACGCTCGGCGTGTCGGCTGGCGCGGCACTGGGCGCCGTGCTGGCCATCTCGCTTAAGCTGCAACTGACGCTCTGGGGCGTATCGGCGGTCACCGGCGCGAGTTTCGCCGGATCGCTCGGCGCCGTCGCCATCGTGTACGCGCTGGCTCGGGCTCGCCACCGCGGATTCTCGACCAATGTGCTGCTGCTCGCCGGCGTCACGTTGAACTCGTTCTTCTCGGCGCTCATCCTGTTTGTGCAATACATCGCCGACCCGGCCGAGACGGTCCAGACGCTGCGCTGGCTGATGGGAGACCTCGGCGTGGCCGGCTACGGCCCGATCCTGGCGGCGCTCCCGCTCACGCTGGTGGCCTTTGTCGCGTTCGCGTGGCTGCCACGCGCGATGAACCTGCTGAGTCTTGGCACCGATGCGGCCGCATCACGCGGCGTCAACGTGGTCCGCACGCAGCAGATCGCGTTCTTCAGCGCCTCGCTCGTCACGGGGGCGGCCGTATCGCTCGGCGGACCGATTGGATTCATCGGCATCATCGTGCCGCACCTGGTCCGCCTCATGGTTGGCGCCGATCACCGGATCGTCCTGCCGGCCGCCGCCCTGCTGGGCGCGGCGTTCCTGATTGTGTGCGACGTGCTGGCGCGGCTGGTGATGGCACCAGTTGAACTGCCGGTCGGCATCATCACGGCGATTATCGGAGGACCGTTTTTCCTGTGGCTACTGGTGAGACAGAGATAA
- a CDS encoding ABC transporter ATP-binding protein, translated as MLRADSVTYVHGAHERGGIAADSNDVLPGVQRVSMAVERGAVVGLLGPNGSGKTTLLRVLAGMLAPTEGRVTLDGVGIGTLARRALARRIAVVPQETHLAFDYTVREVALMGRYPHLGPFELEGPRDLAIVRDALAATGTVHLEHRSFATLSGGEKQRVVIASALAQQADILLLDEPTASLDLGYQLEISALVARLNRERGLTVVVATHDLNFAAGLCRSLVLLRGGRVLVAGPTAETLNAAAIRALYDVEANVWFDQRAGRVAVVPIEKVRHV; from the coding sequence TTGCTCCGGGCCGATAGCGTCACCTACGTCCACGGCGCGCACGAGCGCGGTGGCATCGCCGCCGACTCGAATGACGTGTTGCCCGGCGTCCAGCGGGTCTCGATGGCGGTCGAGCGCGGTGCCGTGGTTGGCCTGCTCGGTCCCAACGGCTCTGGCAAGACGACACTGTTGCGGGTGCTGGCCGGGATGCTCGCCCCCACGGAAGGACGAGTCACGCTCGATGGCGTCGGCATCGGCACGCTCGCCAGGCGGGCACTCGCCCGCCGGATTGCGGTGGTGCCGCAGGAGACGCATCTCGCCTTCGACTACACCGTGCGCGAAGTGGCGCTGATGGGTCGCTATCCGCACCTGGGTCCATTCGAACTGGAGGGCCCGCGCGACCTGGCCATCGTGCGCGACGCGCTGGCCGCGACCGGGACGGTCCATCTCGAACATCGGTCCTTTGCCACCCTCTCTGGCGGCGAGAAGCAGCGTGTCGTGATCGCCAGCGCCCTGGCGCAGCAGGCCGACATCCTCCTGCTCGACGAGCCCACAGCGTCGCTCGATCTCGGGTACCAGTTGGAAATCTCGGCGCTGGTTGCACGACTGAACCGCGAACGCGGGCTCACCGTCGTCGTCGCGACGCACGACCTGAACTTCGCTGCGGGGCTGTGCCGGTCGCTCGTCTTACTGAGAGGCGGGAGGGTGCTCGTCGCTGGACCAACAGCGGAAACGTTGAACGCGGCGGCGATCAGGGCGCTCTACGACGTTGAGGCCAACGTGTGGTTCGACCAGCGTGCGGGCCGCGTGGCCGTGGTGCCAATCGAGAAGGTCCGCCATGTCTGA
- a CDS encoding peroxiredoxin family protein, protein MESTTLNIGDHAPLFTLPNQKGQPRALSEYLARGPVLLGFHRGTWUPNCRRRFGDLALHSAEYARLGASVVAIVAQPSEKVKRYVEDTGLPFDILVDERRETIKAYGVWHRVGFDAWNIARPALFLIDRNGVVGYVFVANWQTEFPEHEVIVREIGMLGSEAARNKT, encoded by the coding sequence ATGGAAAGCACGACGCTCAACATCGGCGATCACGCCCCGCTCTTCACGCTGCCGAACCAGAAGGGCCAGCCTCGCGCGCTCTCCGAGTATCTTGCCAGGGGCCCGGTGCTGCTGGGCTTCCACCGGGGCACGTGGTGACCGAACTGCCGTCGCCGGTTCGGCGACCTGGCTCTTCACTCAGCTGAATACGCACGCTTAGGCGCGAGCGTCGTCGCCATCGTGGCGCAGCCGTCCGAGAAGGTGAAACGCTACGTCGAAGACACGGGACTGCCATTCGACATCCTCGTCGACGAGCGGAGGGAGACCATCAAGGCCTATGGCGTCTGGCACCGCGTCGGCTTCGACGCGTGGAACATCGCGCGCCCCGCCCTCTTCCTCATCGACAGGAATGGTGTGGTCGGGTACGTCTTCGTCGCGAACTGGCAGACGGAGTTCCCGGAACACGAGGTCATTGTGAGAGAGATTGGAATGCTGGGGTCAGAAGCAGCAAGAAACAAGACTTGA
- a CDS encoding molybdopterin-binding protein: protein MNQRQMRPIRETISLDDARALIARSITPLVRTERVRIDLADGRVISALVRASIDVPPFARAAMDGYAVRAADTFGAGTHSARVLRSVETVFTGQVPTLAIGTGECTEIATGAPMPAGADAVVMVEDTEKDADGTVRIFGPVYPEQNVTHQGADISSGQTVLSPGDVLNPSRIGALAALGVLDAEVYAQPRVAILSTGNEVVDPGAPLKPGHIYDINKFTLSAVLRQHGALPVPQPTASDSIADLTRALEVSLVEDVVLFSGGSSVGERDLILDVVEQMGEVVFHGIAVKPGKPTLFGVIKGKPVFGMPGYPTSCLSNAYMLLVAPLRAMAHLPAWTPRTVQLPVGQRIVSTTGRHQFYTVKIVDGQALPAFKASGDITSMSHADGYIEIPPQIDIVEKGQLVEVKLF, encoded by the coding sequence GTGAACCAGCGCCAGATGCGCCCGATCCGCGAAACGATTTCGCTCGACGACGCGCGTGCATTGATCGCCCGATCGATCACGCCTCTGGTGCGAACCGAGCGCGTGAGGATTGATCTCGCCGACGGCCGCGTGATTTCTGCCCTGGTCCGGGCCAGCATCGATGTGCCTCCGTTTGCGCGGGCGGCGATGGATGGCTACGCCGTCCGGGCCGCCGACACGTTCGGGGCCGGCACGCACAGCGCGCGTGTGTTGCGCTCGGTCGAAACGGTGTTCACCGGCCAGGTGCCGACTCTGGCGATTGGAACCGGTGAGTGCACGGAAATCGCGACGGGCGCCCCTATGCCGGCAGGCGCCGACGCGGTCGTGATGGTGGAGGACACCGAAAAGGACGCCGACGGCACGGTGAGGATCTTCGGTCCGGTCTATCCGGAACAAAACGTCACGCACCAAGGGGCCGACATCTCCTCTGGCCAGACCGTGCTCAGTCCTGGCGATGTCCTGAATCCAAGTCGCATAGGTGCCCTGGCCGCGCTCGGCGTCCTGGACGCCGAGGTCTACGCGCAGCCCCGCGTGGCGATCCTCTCCACGGGCAACGAGGTCGTCGATCCCGGGGCGCCGCTCAAGCCGGGGCACATTTACGACATCAACAAGTTCACGCTGAGCGCCGTGCTCCGCCAGCATGGCGCGCTGCCGGTGCCGCAACCCACGGCGTCCGATTCGATCGCCGACCTGACGCGCGCGCTCGAAGTGAGCCTTGTTGAAGACGTGGTGCTCTTCTCCGGCGGGAGCTCAGTCGGCGAGCGCGATCTCATCCTCGATGTCGTCGAACAGATGGGTGAGGTGGTGTTCCACGGCATCGCGGTCAAACCTGGCAAGCCCACGCTGTTTGGCGTGATCAAGGGCAAGCCGGTGTTCGGCATGCCGGGCTATCCCACCTCATGCCTCTCGAATGCCTACATGCTGCTGGTGGCGCCGCTTCGCGCGATGGCGCACCTGCCTGCATGGACGCCGCGCACAGTCCAGTTGCCGGTCGGCCAGCGCATCGTCTCCACGACCGGGCGACACCAGTTCTACACGGTGAAGATCGTCGACGGGCAGGCCCTGCCCGCCTTCAAGGCGTCGGGCGACATCACGAGCATGTCGCACGCCGATGGCTACATCGAGATTCCCCCGCAGATTGACATCGTCGAAAAAGGTCAGTTGGTCGAGGTGAAACTGTTCTAG
- a CDS encoding TonB-dependent receptor, producing MIRSFSSLIIVVALCVLPTAVFASPGNPQVVKGHVLDPAGLPVTHVTVLIRSAAGHVRQAETDAEGVFAFTDVAPGVYDVLAPVDGFRTNPVKVAVGEHTPPDIQITLLLSGLTETVVISAGYVDTSLSEAPGSVTTLTSHDLASRQITTVAQALQMVPGFSVAPTGGAGSLTSLFPRGGDSDYTLVLLDGVRLNSMGGGFDFGHLTTTGLEQLEVVRGPQSAVFGADAIGGVIQLRSKIGGRPAVSGGLETGGYGTNRLTLGSTGSRGLFSWGAHVERSSSDGWTGVAPGTTDRVTNDNDAATAVAVATGWKLSDRSTLRVDGRFSTDDRGYPGPFGSNPIGAFAGIDRISRGRNHDGLGSIAFTHAWGPQSTLRVQATYADMRSAFTSTWGDSSARTRRLTTHAQLDHAFSSHAATSVGVDLTGERGDSTYIVGTAGQMVPVRRQVAGYFAEARFRASERLFVTTGLRVEHIVRSALEPDPLAYAPRPALPEDRVFSVNPRVAVSYYLRTSGDSRGNWTRVHATAGTGIRPPDALEIAFTDNPGLRPERNRSADAGLEQSLLGGLLVVDATAFVNRYEDLIVAVGRSLQDYSRFQTDNISNARARGIETSAALRTRGGLEIRTSYTWLDTTILAVDRSPLVAPPPFSVGDPLLRRPRHQASLDIVWARGPVTAYARVGGRSRMLDVEPSWGAISGGLFHAPGFAVANAGVSLAVRRGINIIARFDNLLDRQYEAVLGYPAPRRSFTVGVRLAPGR from the coding sequence ATGATCCGCTCGTTTTCTTCCCTGATCATTGTTGTTGCGCTGTGCGTGTTGCCGACGGCTGTCTTCGCCAGTCCCGGGAACCCGCAAGTCGTCAAAGGCCACGTGCTGGACCCGGCAGGACTTCCAGTCACCCATGTCACGGTCCTCATCCGATCGGCTGCCGGACATGTGCGCCAGGCGGAGACCGACGCCGAGGGCGTGTTTGCGTTCACCGACGTGGCGCCAGGCGTCTACGACGTCCTCGCACCGGTCGACGGTTTCCGCACCAATCCGGTGAAGGTCGCCGTTGGAGAACACACCCCACCGGACATTCAGATTACGCTGCTCCTGTCTGGCCTCACCGAAACGGTGGTGATCTCGGCGGGCTACGTCGACACGTCACTCTCCGAGGCCCCCGGAAGCGTCACCACGCTCACGAGCCACGACCTCGCATCACGTCAGATCACCACCGTGGCGCAGGCCCTCCAGATGGTTCCGGGCTTCTCGGTCGCACCAACGGGCGGCGCAGGCAGTCTCACGTCGCTTTTCCCGCGCGGCGGCGACTCGGACTACACACTGGTTCTGCTCGATGGCGTCCGCCTGAACAGCATGGGCGGTGGGTTTGATTTTGGCCACCTCACGACGACTGGGCTCGAACAACTGGAAGTGGTGCGCGGTCCGCAAAGCGCGGTGTTCGGTGCGGATGCGATTGGCGGTGTGATTCAGCTTCGCTCGAAGATTGGCGGCAGGCCGGCCGTTTCCGGCGGACTCGAAACCGGCGGGTACGGCACGAATCGGCTGACACTTGGCAGCACGGGCTCGCGCGGACTGTTTAGTTGGGGCGCGCACGTCGAACGCTCCTCGAGTGACGGCTGGACAGGAGTAGCACCAGGCACGACCGACCGCGTCACCAACGACAATGATGCGGCCACAGCGGTGGCAGTGGCGACAGGCTGGAAGCTGTCGGATCGCTCGACGCTGCGCGTTGATGGCCGCTTCAGTACCGACGACCGCGGCTACCCTGGCCCGTTCGGCTCGAATCCGATTGGCGCGTTTGCCGGCATCGATCGCATCTCACGAGGCCGCAACCATGACGGCCTTGGCTCGATCGCGTTCACGCACGCATGGGGGCCTCAGAGCACGCTTCGGGTCCAGGCCACGTATGCGGACATGCGCTCTGCGTTCACCAGCACGTGGGGCGATTCGTCGGCTCGCACGCGCCGGCTCACCACGCACGCGCAGCTTGATCATGCGTTCTCCTCGCACGCGGCCACGTCGGTCGGCGTTGATCTGACTGGTGAGCGTGGCGACAGCACGTACATCGTCGGCACCGCAGGCCAGATGGTGCCGGTGAGGCGGCAGGTTGCCGGCTACTTCGCCGAGGCCAGATTCCGGGCATCGGAGCGTCTGTTTGTCACCACGGGCCTGCGCGTCGAGCACATCGTCAGAAGTGCGCTCGAGCCTGATCCACTCGCCTACGCACCTCGACCGGCGCTGCCCGAAGACCGGGTGTTCTCCGTCAACCCGCGGGTCGCGGTCAGTTACTACCTGCGGACCTCTGGCGATAGCCGGGGCAACTGGACGCGCGTTCACGCCACGGCGGGAACCGGCATCAGGCCACCCGACGCGCTGGAGATCGCGTTCACTGACAACCCTGGGCTCAGGCCGGAACGCAATCGCAGTGCGGACGCCGGTCTCGAACAATCACTGCTGGGCGGCTTGCTGGTCGTGGACGCGACGGCCTTCGTCAATCGCTACGAAGATCTGATTGTCGCGGTGGGTCGATCGCTTCAGGACTACAGTCGCTTCCAGACCGACAACATCTCCAATGCGCGGGCGAGGGGCATCGAGACCTCGGCGGCCCTTCGCACGCGCGGCGGGCTCGAGATCCGCACCAGTTACACCTGGCTCGACACGACTATTCTGGCCGTCGACCGATCGCCGCTGGTGGCGCCGCCGCCCTTCAGCGTCGGCGATCCGCTTCTGCGCCGGCCCCGCCACCAGGCCAGCCTCGACATCGTCTGGGCGCGTGGACCCGTGACGGCGTACGCGCGAGTCGGCGGGCGGAGCCGCATGCTCGATGTGGAGCCATCCTGGGGCGCGATCTCTGGTGGGTTATTCCACGCGCCGGGGTTTGCCGTCGCCAACGCGGGTGTCTCGCTTGCGGTGAGACGCGGCATCAACATCATCGCGCGTTTCGACAATCTTCTCGACCGCCAGTACGAAGCCGTACTGGGCTACCCCGCACCTCGCCGATCCTTCACCGTCGGAGTGCGCCTTGCTCCGGGCCGATAG
- a CDS encoding helical backbone metal receptor, producing the protein MLNRRNRFGIFASCIFATLVATGRPVVPVEAQPFPQRIVSLVASVTEMLFVMGAGPRVVAVSSFDHFPTEVDRLPRVGALIDPDIEKILSLRPDLVITYGSQNDLATKLAKANVPTFTYRHGSLGDITTTLRELGRRLGLASKAERVAAGIEQDLDRIRTRVRSEARPKTLLVIEREPRSLRAINVSGGYGFLHDLLELAGGTNIFGDVKRESLLVSTETILVRAPDVILELHYTDAPSRTLVDQERAAWSLLPAVPAVKHGRVELLFGEELVLPGPRVVLTATAFARALHPALMPR; encoded by the coding sequence ATGCTCAATCGACGCAATCGGTTCGGCATCTTCGCATCTTGCATCTTCGCGACGCTCGTCGCGACAGGCCGCCCGGTCGTACCCGTCGAAGCCCAGCCCTTCCCGCAACGCATCGTGTCACTCGTGGCCTCGGTGACCGAAATGTTGTTTGTGATGGGCGCGGGTCCGCGGGTCGTTGCGGTGAGCAGTTTCGATCACTTTCCAACTGAGGTCGATCGGCTGCCGCGAGTGGGTGCACTGATCGATCCTGACATCGAGAAGATCCTCTCGCTGCGGCCGGATCTGGTCATCACCTACGGCAGTCAGAACGACCTCGCCACCAAGCTCGCGAAAGCCAACGTGCCGACCTTCACGTACCGCCACGGTTCGCTTGGGGACATCACGACAACGCTGCGCGAACTCGGGCGCCGGCTGGGTCTGGCCTCGAAGGCCGAGCGTGTCGCGGCTGGCATCGAGCAGGATCTCGACAGGATTCGGACCCGGGTGAGAAGCGAGGCTCGGCCAAAGACGCTGCTGGTGATCGAGCGCGAGCCGCGGTCGCTGCGTGCCATCAACGTCAGCGGCGGGTACGGGTTTCTGCACGACCTGCTGGAACTGGCGGGAGGGACCAACATCTTCGGCGACGTGAAGCGGGAGTCCCTGCTGGTATCGACTGAGACCATCCTGGTCCGCGCGCCCGATGTGATCCTGGAACTGCACTACACCGATGCGCCATCGCGAACGCTGGTCGATCAGGAACGCGCGGCTTGGAGTCTTCTACCTGCCGTGCCTGCCGTGAAGCACGGCCGGGTCGAATTGTTGTTTGGTGAGGAGTTGGTGCTGCCAGGGCCGCGAGTCGTCCTGACGGCGACCGCCTTCGCCCGTGCCCTGCACCCGGCCTTGATGCCGCGTTAG
- a CDS encoding superoxide dismutase — protein sequence MAHELAPLPYAYDALEPFIDTMTMQVHHDKHHATYVSNLNAAIEKFPDLRSKSVDDLLRGLSSVPEAVRTAVRNNGGGVANHNMFWNIMAPKAGGEPSGPLADAVKAAFGSFEAFKGEFKKASLGRFGSGWAWLINTGGKLTIESSANQDSPLSEGKNPVLVLDVWEHAYYLKYQNRRADYVDAWWSVVNWSEVAKRYSR from the coding sequence ATGGCGCACGAACTGGCTCCGCTTCCCTACGCGTACGATGCCCTCGAACCGTTCATCGACACGATGACGATGCAGGTTCACCATGATAAACACCATGCGACCTACGTCTCGAATCTGAACGCGGCCATCGAGAAATTTCCCGACCTCCGGTCCAAGAGCGTGGACGATCTGCTTCGCGGGCTGTCGAGCGTGCCCGAGGCTGTCCGCACGGCGGTTCGCAACAACGGCGGTGGCGTCGCCAACCACAACATGTTCTGGAACATCATGGCGCCCAAAGCCGGTGGCGAGCCGTCCGGCCCATTGGCCGATGCCGTGAAGGCCGCGTTCGGCAGTTTCGAGGCATTCAAGGGCGAGTTTAAGAAGGCGTCGCTCGGGCGGTTTGGCAGCGGCTGGGCCTGGCTCATCAACACCGGCGGAAAGCTGACCATCGAGAGCTCGGCCAATCAGGATTCGCCGCTGTCGGAAGGGAAGAACCCCGTCCTCGTGCTGGACGTCTGGGAGCACGCGTACTATCTGAAGTACCAGAACCGTCGCGCCGACTACGTGGATGCGTGGTGGAGCGTGGTGAACTGGAGCGAAGTCGCGAAGCGGTATTCGCGGTAA
- a CDS encoding Uma2 family endonuclease, with amino-acid sequence MASVEAAHPHVTYADLERWPDDGKQYELYDGEVRVVPAPSNLHQIVLVNLLDILQEYRKTRGGFVLPAPLDIVFQEDTVLQPDITFLSAQTARLLDMHKPIRFAPDLVIEILSPSTSNWDRTRKHRIYARCGVAEYWIIDPDHETVEILELKDGDYMLAASGWRTGKLRSATLPGLVINLKDVFSSPFARERPTPSRP; translated from the coding sequence ATGGCGAGCGTGGAAGCGGCACACCCGCACGTGACATACGCCGACTTGGAACGCTGGCCGGATGACGGCAAGCAGTACGAGTTGTACGACGGCGAGGTGCGTGTGGTTCCAGCGCCAAGCAACCTCCATCAAATCGTCCTGGTCAACCTCCTGGACATCCTGCAGGAGTATCGCAAAACCCGCGGCGGCTTCGTGCTCCCCGCTCCTCTCGACATCGTCTTCCAGGAAGACACTGTCCTTCAGCCGGATATCACGTTTCTGTCGGCACAGACGGCTCGCCTGTTGGACATGCACAAGCCGATTCGTTTCGCGCCGGATCTGGTCATCGAAATCCTCTCACCTTCCACGTCGAACTGGGACCGGACACGAAAGCACCGCATCTACGCCCGGTGTGGAGTTGCGGAGTATTGGATCATCGATCCGGACCACGAGACCGTCGAGATCCTGGAGCTGAAAGACGGAGATTACATGCTTGCCGCATCGGGTTGGAGAACCGGCAAGTTGCGATCCGCCACATTGCCGGGCCTGGTAATCAACCTCAAGGACGTGTTCTCCTCGCCGTTTGCGCGTGAGCGACCGACACCTTCTAGACCCTGA
- the iscX gene encoding Fe-S cluster assembly protein IscX — protein sequence MKWTDSEDIGIALSEKFPDVDPLQIRFVDLSQRVIELDGFADAPHASNEPKLEAIQMAWYEEWKDRQG from the coding sequence GTGAAGTGGACCGACTCGGAAGATATCGGCATCGCGCTCAGCGAGAAGTTTCCAGACGTGGATCCGCTGCAGATTCGCTTTGTGGATCTGAGTCAGCGCGTGATCGAACTGGACGGATTCGCCGACGCGCCCCATGCCTCGAACGAGCCAAAACTCGAGGCCATCCAGATGGCGTGGTACGAGGAGTGGAAGGATCGGCAAGGATAG
- a CDS encoding ABC transporter substrate-binding protein: MRIHVAHSPDSDDAFMFFALAKGHVDTKGFEFVHVLSDIETLNRAAFEGKYEVTAISIHAYAHLHDRYILLPHGASMGSNYGPVVVAKKDGPDSLDGVRVAIPGTLTTAYLALKLYRPDVETVVMPFDQIQEAVARGEVAAGLLIHEGQLTYADEGLKKIVDLGEWWASETGGLPLPLGGNVIRRDLGPDTIKTVSGLLHESISYGLTHRTEALEYAMQFGRGLDRAKADQFVGMYVNDLTLGYGDQGRAAVRLLLDRAHQAGIIPHAVAVEFA, encoded by the coding sequence ATGCGCATTCATGTGGCCCACAGTCCCGATTCCGACGATGCCTTCATGTTTTTCGCGCTGGCGAAAGGCCACGTGGACACGAAGGGCTTTGAGTTTGTGCACGTGCTCTCGGATATCGAGACGCTGAACCGGGCGGCGTTCGAAGGGAAGTACGAAGTCACCGCCATTTCGATTCATGCCTACGCGCACCTGCACGACCGGTACATCCTGCTGCCGCACGGGGCGAGCATGGGGTCGAACTATGGGCCGGTCGTCGTGGCGAAAAAGGACGGCCCGGACTCGCTCGACGGTGTGCGCGTGGCGATTCCCGGCACGCTGACAACGGCCTACCTCGCGCTCAAGCTGTACCGGCCGGACGTCGAGACGGTCGTGATGCCGTTCGACCAGATTCAGGAAGCCGTCGCGCGTGGCGAGGTGGCCGCCGGCCTGCTCATCCACGAGGGCCAGCTCACCTACGCGGACGAGGGATTGAAGAAGATCGTGGATCTCGGCGAATGGTGGGCGAGCGAAACCGGAGGCCTGCCGCTGCCGCTCGGTGGCAACGTGATCCGGCGCGATCTCGGACCCGACACCATCAAGACCGTGAGCGGGCTCCTTCACGAGAGCATCAGCTACGGCCTGACGCACCGCACCGAGGCGCTCGAGTACGCGATGCAATTCGGCCGCGGCCTCGACCGGGCGAAAGCGGATCAATTTGTCGGGATGTACGTGAACGATCTGACGCTCGGCTACGGCGATCAGGGCCGCGCGGCCGTGCGGCTGCTGCTCGATCGCGCCCACCAGGCGGGCATCATCCCGCACGCCGTCGCCGTCGAATTCGCGTAG
- a CDS encoding 2Fe-2S iron-sulfur cluster-binding protein → MPKVTFIVDGEARTLDVDQASLTYSHHGLPGSLLDIAKNFDVPLEHACGGSCACTTCHVVVREGALNLSEMQDDEVDRLDTAWDVTPHSRLGCQAVVKGDVVCEIPMYTRNYVQEGGAIQLGKSGLATAGPSGSVTALGAGPSKGQEVGS, encoded by the coding sequence ATGCCGAAAGTCACCTTTATTGTTGATGGCGAGGCCCGGACCCTCGATGTGGATCAGGCTTCCCTGACGTATTCACACCACGGGCTGCCCGGGTCGTTGCTCGATATTGCCAAGAATTTCGACGTGCCCCTCGAGCATGCCTGTGGCGGCAGTTGCGCCTGCACCACCTGCCACGTGGTCGTCCGCGAGGGCGCACTGAACCTGAGCGAGATGCAGGATGACGAGGTCGACAGGCTCGACACCGCCTGGGACGTGACCCCGCATTCGCGCCTGGGGTGCCAGGCCGTCGTGAAGGGCGATGTGGTCTGCGAGATCCCGATGTACACCCGCAATTACGTTCAGGAGGGCGGCGCCATCCAGCTTGGAAAGTCAGGCCTCGCGACTGCAGGCCCCTCGGGATCCGTTACGGCGCTTGGGGCAGGTCCCTCGAAGGGCCAGGAGGTCGGGTCGTGA